A part of Gracilimonas sediminicola genomic DNA contains:
- a CDS encoding sulfotransferase family protein, translating into MKDYSGKNIFLIGPARSGTKIIRDVIASHPEINKVPYDINYIWKYGNYNKEGDVLTTKDYDSKINTYIKEYLEKFRSGNNYLIEKTVGNTVRVPYIYKNFPEAKFIFLFRNGLDTIESVIRQWDKVPGKKYLFEKAKTVPVDILLRYGFSYITRYLKGQNNDNYYWGVDVPDLNELSENEKLEVKVATQWKYCVDSMLLAYDQIPVGQKTVVTYENIVEKPSDEFLKILTFINEDFNKDKINYEKITDKNKGKYKGTFTKEQIELISDIIKDSQHKITEIS; encoded by the coding sequence TTGAAAGACTATAGTGGTAAAAATATTTTTCTAATTGGACCTGCCAGATCGGGAACTAAGATTATTAGGGATGTAATAGCTTCACATCCAGAAATTAATAAAGTACCATACGATATTAATTATATTTGGAAGTATGGTAATTATAATAAGGAAGGGGATGTTTTAACTACAAAAGATTACGATTCAAAGATAAATACCTACATAAAGGAATACCTAGAAAAGTTCAGGTCGGGGAATAACTATCTTATTGAAAAAACAGTCGGTAACACAGTTCGGGTTCCCTACATCTATAAAAATTTTCCGGAAGCAAAATTTATTTTTTTATTCAGAAATGGTTTAGATACCATTGAATCAGTTATAAGGCAATGGGATAAAGTGCCGGGAAAAAAGTATTTATTTGAAAAAGCTAAAACTGTGCCAGTTGATATCCTTTTGAGATATGGATTTTCATACATAACCAGATACTTAAAAGGTCAAAATAATGATAACTATTATTGGGGAGTAGATGTACCTGATTTGAACGAGCTATCGGAAAATGAAAAATTAGAAGTAAAAGTTGCTACTCAGTGGAAGTATTGTGTTGATTCTATGTTACTGGCTTATGATCAAATTCCCGTTGGGCAAAAAACGGTTGTTACTTACGAGAACATAGTAGAAAAACCCTCTGATGAATTTTTAAAAATTCTCACCTTTATTAACGAAGACTTTAACAAGGACAAAATTAATTACGAAAAGATAACTGATAAGAATAAAGGAAAGTACAAAGGTACTTTCACCAAAGAACAAATAGAGTTAATTAGTGATATCATTAAAGATTCACAGCACAAAATAACTGAAATTTCATGA
- a CDS encoding DegT/DnrJ/EryC1/StrS family aminotransferase — MKVDFSPPFIDSIVKKHVSDVLESGWITTGPKTKLLEESIAKKYDIPACLGVNSWTSGAILFMKWWGIEEGDEVIIPAYTYAATALAVIHAGGVPVMVDVKDDFTIDEKAVKEVISEKTKIIMPVDIAGITADYESLNRLVEEKDIIKKFRPRNKKQKDLGRILILSDAAHSLGAKFDNKYSGALCDITIFSLHAVKNVTSAEGGIIALNLPRPFENEQLYGELRRFSLNGQTKDAFTKSKGGNWKYDIVEPGMKCNMPDLNAALALGQFEQYDELLDKRKSIYSIYNTFFEAKEWASAPEYDSKIESSYHLYPVRLKVTETERDAIIDYAAKQEVSVNVHFQPLPLLTYFKDMKNIHSHENALKLYRQEISLPIYPQLSEEQALFVCKTIEEGYKTVVEK; from the coding sequence ATGAAAGTAGATTTCTCTCCTCCCTTCATAGACTCCATTGTTAAAAAACATGTTAGTGATGTATTAGAATCTGGATGGATAACCACCGGACCAAAAACAAAATTATTGGAAGAAAGCATTGCAAAGAAATATGATATTCCTGCATGTTTGGGAGTGAACTCATGGACTTCTGGTGCAATATTATTCATGAAATGGTGGGGTATTGAAGAAGGAGATGAAGTAATAATTCCCGCCTATACATATGCAGCAACAGCTCTTGCAGTAATACATGCTGGAGGAGTACCTGTAATGGTTGATGTCAAAGATGATTTTACGATAGATGAAAAGGCAGTTAAAGAGGTAATTTCAGAAAAGACAAAAATTATTATGCCTGTTGATATCGCAGGTATTACAGCAGACTATGAATCTTTAAACAGGCTTGTTGAAGAGAAGGATATAATTAAAAAATTTAGGCCTCGAAACAAAAAGCAAAAAGATCTAGGCAGAATTTTAATACTAAGCGATGCGGCTCATTCTTTAGGGGCCAAATTTGACAATAAGTATTCCGGTGCATTGTGTGATATCACCATTTTTTCACTTCATGCTGTAAAAAATGTTACTTCTGCCGAAGGCGGAATTATCGCTTTAAATTTGCCTAGACCTTTTGAAAATGAACAATTGTATGGAGAGTTGAGAAGGTTTTCACTTAATGGGCAGACGAAAGATGCTTTTACAAAATCCAAAGGTGGTAACTGGAAATATGATATTGTAGAACCAGGAATGAAATGTAACATGCCTGATTTAAATGCAGCTTTAGCATTAGGTCAATTTGAACAATATGATGAGCTTTTAGATAAGCGAAAATCTATATATTCAATTTATAATACTTTTTTTGAGGCAAAGGAATGGGCGTCTGCTCCTGAGTATGATTCTAAAATCGAATCAAGTTACCATCTTTATCCGGTGAGATTAAAAGTAACTGAAACAGAAAGAGATGCCATAATTGATTATGCGGCAAAACAAGAAGTTTCAGTTAATGTGCATTTTCAACCACTGCCTTTATTGACGTATTTTAAAGACATGAAAAATATTCATTCGCACGAAAATGCATTAAAACTATATCGACAAGAGATTAGTTTACCAATTTACCCTCAGTTGTCAGAGGAGCAAGCTCTTTTTGTTTGTAAGACGATAGAAGAAGGATACAAAACAGTTGTTGAAAAATGA
- the wecB gene encoding non-hydrolyzing UDP-N-acetylglucosamine 2-epimerase, which translates to MKKLKVLTVVGTRPEIIRLSRVLAKLDESPAIDHTLVHTGQNYDYELNQIFFEDLELRKPDHFLEAAGSNATETIGNILIKIDPILDEVQPDAFLVLGDTNSCLCAIPANKRKIPIFHMEAGNRCFDQRVPEETNRKIVDHISDINLTYSSIAREYLLREGLPADQVIKTGSPMYEVLHHFMSKIDNSDVLKRLDLEKHKYFVVSAHREENISSEKNFKGLIDSLDQIAEKYAYPIIVSTHPRTRNMLEEKKVKAHKLVQFMKPLGFSDYNALQKNAFAVLSDSGTISEESSILNFPALNIREAHERPEAMEEASVMMVGLKTERIMQALEQLSSQSRTQREFRLVSDYSMPNVSDKIIRILLSYTDYVNRVVWSK; encoded by the coding sequence ATGAAGAAATTAAAAGTACTTACCGTTGTCGGTACTCGCCCCGAAATCATTCGCCTTTCAAGAGTGCTGGCTAAACTAGACGAATCACCTGCTATAGACCACACCCTCGTACATACCGGACAAAACTACGATTACGAATTAAATCAAATATTTTTTGAAGATCTGGAATTGAGAAAGCCGGATCATTTTCTGGAAGCAGCCGGAAGTAATGCCACGGAAACGATCGGGAATATCCTTATAAAGATCGACCCCATTCTTGATGAAGTTCAACCCGATGCATTTTTGGTGCTTGGGGACACGAACAGTTGTCTGTGTGCCATTCCGGCTAATAAAAGAAAAATTCCCATCTTTCATATGGAAGCTGGTAACCGTTGTTTTGATCAGCGGGTGCCGGAAGAGACCAATAGGAAGATCGTGGATCATATTTCAGACATCAATTTAACGTACAGTTCTATTGCAAGAGAGTATTTACTTCGGGAAGGCTTGCCCGCTGATCAGGTTATCAAAACTGGTTCACCCATGTATGAAGTGCTTCATCACTTTATGTCGAAGATCGATAATTCAGATGTACTAAAAAGATTGGATCTGGAAAAACACAAATATTTTGTGGTTTCGGCTCATCGTGAGGAAAATATCAGCAGTGAGAAAAACTTTAAAGGGTTGATCGATTCCCTGGATCAGATCGCAGAGAAATATGCATATCCTATCATTGTGTCCACGCATCCCAGAACAAGGAATATGCTGGAAGAGAAAAAGGTAAAGGCTCACAAGCTGGTACAATTCATGAAACCGTTAGGTTTCAGTGATTATAATGCTCTTCAAAAGAATGCCTTTGCAGTTTTATCTGATAGCGGGACTATCTCGGAGGAATCATCTATACTTAATTTCCCTGCTTTAAATATCAGGGAAGCTCATGAACGCCCGGAAGCCATGGAAGAAGCATCGGTTATGATGGTGGGCTTAAAAACGGAACGGATTATGCAGGCATTGGAGCAGCTTAGTTCTCAAAGCCGAACGCAGCGTGAGTTCAGATTAGTATCAGATTACTCCATGCCAAATGTTTCTGATAAGATTATTAGAATATTATTGAGTTACACAGACTATGTGAATAGAGTAGTTTGGAGTAAGTGA
- a CDS encoding glycosyltransferase family 4 protein: MHRKRVLIVHRYFYPDTPTYAKLLKKIADYISEKHQVKILTTCPSYYGSEEKKCSKREVLNRYEVRRHKMLPEMDRNVLLRLINSILFSLLVFGHIIKKGKKEYDLVQVATTPPLLISGFVRLACKMRGLKYVYHCQDIYPEILKYNNKSVNKLFLKIATWLDSKVMKDAEKVIVLSEDMEQFLISKRGIKGDNIKVINNFNFNNSSGEVSSELPVKIKSFLELHENIIVFTGNVGRYQNLEFTLTEIQNLLNKNSCSLLMVGEGSEKNRLESKFGSENVFFTGYIDQSLLPEIYLNCDLGIAPVIEGIENVAFPSKIISYLVEGLPICTFSSTKSRISKLVVENNFGVNYDYNQEENLGSSIEKALKYDFDRDYIKKNARKIFSEQNTLLKWEGMIERL; encoded by the coding sequence ATGCATCGTAAAAGAGTTCTGATTGTTCACCGGTATTTTTATCCGGATACTCCAACCTATGCTAAACTGTTAAAAAAGATAGCAGATTATATTTCAGAAAAGCATCAGGTTAAAATACTTACCACATGTCCATCTTACTATGGCAGTGAAGAAAAAAAATGTAGTAAAAGAGAGGTATTGAATAGGTATGAAGTAAGAAGGCATAAAATGTTACCGGAGATGGATAGGAATGTATTGTTAAGGCTAATTAACTCAATACTATTTTCTCTCTTGGTTTTTGGACACATAATTAAGAAAGGGAAAAAGGAATACGATTTAGTTCAGGTTGCGACAACACCACCCTTGCTAATTTCAGGTTTTGTAAGATTGGCTTGTAAAATGCGAGGATTAAAGTATGTGTATCACTGCCAAGATATTTATCCAGAAATTTTAAAATACAATAATAAATCAGTTAACAAGCTTTTCTTAAAAATTGCAACTTGGTTAGATTCTAAAGTGATGAAAGATGCAGAAAAGGTTATTGTTTTAAGCGAGGATATGGAGCAATTTTTAATAAGTAAAAGAGGTATTAAAGGTGATAATATCAAGGTTATCAATAATTTTAACTTTAATAATAGTTCAGGTGAAGTCTCCTCTGAATTGCCAGTAAAAATAAAATCATTCTTAGAGCTGCACGAAAACATTATTGTTTTTACGGGTAACGTTGGTAGATATCAAAATCTTGAATTTACTTTAACTGAAATACAAAATTTACTGAATAAAAATTCTTGCAGTCTGTTAATGGTTGGGGAGGGAAGTGAAAAAAATAGACTGGAAAGTAAGTTTGGATCAGAAAATGTATTTTTCACAGGATATATTGATCAATCGTTATTGCCAGAAATATATTTGAATTGTGATCTAGGTATCGCACCGGTAATTGAAGGCATTGAAAATGTGGCTTTTCCAAGTAAAATTATTTCATACTTAGTCGAAGGTTTACCAATTTGTACTTTTTCTTCCACGAAAAGTAGGATTAGTAAATTAGTGGTAGAAAACAACTTTGGAGTTAATTATGATTATAACCAAGAAGAGAATTTAGGATCTTCAATTGAAAAAGCATTAAAGTATGATTTTGATAGAGATTATATCAAAAAAAATGCACGTAAGATCTTTAGTGAGCAAAACACACTATTAAAGTGGGAGGGAATGATTGAAAGACTATAG
- a CDS encoding methionyl-tRNA formyltransferase has translation MRVLFVSFHREGVETLNFLKKNDRVELAGCLSLADSSSMNKSGTYNYKTLCEELSVKYFECNHINDQETKALIKKLEPDILMVLGWGQILDQETLDIPTIGVIGAHASLLPKYRGSAPINWALINGLDETGNTLMWLDSGVDSGKIIDQKSFEINQYDSCETLYLKVAKSNKEMVESNLADILKNGRIGKAQKHDDSDLLPRRRPEDGKVNFNTNSQVLYDFIRALTKPYPGAYFVFNNQKFIVWKASFSPNTDLKAIMEKKFRVGDIIEHIYSFAEELCGIRVKLEDGSIVFHEVELEGEIFKGESLHKKFPKGVNING, from the coding sequence ATGAGAGTACTGTTCGTGAGTTTTCACAGAGAAGGGGTTGAAACACTTAATTTTCTAAAAAAAAATGATAGAGTTGAATTAGCAGGCTGCTTATCGCTTGCGGACTCGTCAAGCATGAATAAAAGTGGTACATATAATTATAAGACCTTATGTGAAGAATTATCCGTCAAATATTTTGAATGTAATCACATAAATGATCAAGAAACAAAAGCCTTAATTAAAAAACTTGAACCGGATATTTTGATGGTATTAGGATGGGGGCAAATATTGGATCAAGAGACACTTGACATACCTACAATAGGAGTAATAGGTGCTCATGCTTCACTTTTACCAAAGTATCGTGGTAGTGCTCCGATAAATTGGGCGTTGATCAATGGCTTAGATGAAACCGGAAATACGTTAATGTGGCTTGATAGTGGGGTTGACAGTGGAAAAATAATTGATCAAAAGTCATTTGAAATAAATCAGTATGACTCATGTGAGACACTTTATCTCAAGGTGGCTAAATCCAATAAAGAAATGGTAGAATCAAATTTAGCAGACATTCTGAAAAATGGAAGAATTGGGAAGGCGCAAAAACATGATGATTCTGATCTTTTACCAAGAAGAAGGCCAGAGGATGGAAAAGTAAATTTTAATACAAATTCTCAAGTCTTGTATGATTTTATCCGAGCACTAACAAAGCCTTACCCAGGAGCTTATTTTGTTTTTAATAACCAAAAATTTATAGTCTGGAAAGCCTCATTTTCCCCAAACACTGATTTAAAGGCAATCATGGAGAAGAAGTTTCGTGTGGGTGATATAATAGAGCATATATATTCATTTGCAGAAGAACTTTGTGGTATTAGAGTTAAGTTAGAGGATGGTTCAATTGTTTTTCATGAAGTAGAACTTGAAGGAGAGATTTTTAAAGGCGAATCCTTACATAAAAAATTTCCCAAAGGAGTTAATATTAATGGATAA